One Magnolia sinica isolate HGM2019 chromosome 2, MsV1, whole genome shotgun sequence genomic window, tatgattatttttatttttttttctgtaacAAGGCTCAATCCTGTCATGGCCCACTAGACTAATGGTCCCAATTGCAATGCGTGCCTTCTCGGTTCTTGATGAAGGATAAATCCAGGGTGCTAGGTTTGATTTTTCCTGCAACAGACGAATCACTTCATGAAAATGAGTGAGATCAACATCTAGAATCAACAAACACAGTGGGCCAGAACAGCACGACTACTTTAGACACAAGGTACACATTGGTACCTTACAATCTTGCCGGACAGGCTAATGAGTAGGACATCTATACCAGGAAAACCGTGGGGTCTActatgaagatcacctggcacaaaaaatcaggctggtcctttcattaggtgggcctcaccgttTGAATCAATGTAATACTGATGGTCTGAAACATGGCCCGGATGGCCTATTTTTGAGAAGGGCGATGTTCATGATTAGGCCCAATGATTTCGTGGTACTAATTTCCTAATGGCATGTTAGTGGGAAAGATGTTTCGTTGCCACAAGTAGTGGTACCTTTGCCTATATGCAACCAGTGCAAGTTATCCCAGTCATCTATCTGATTGGTGGCATGAAAATGGAGGGTTGAATCAAGATagtcttcttttctcttttctttttcccctCCTTGTTCCCATTTTGAGGATGATTTGGGCCAAGCTAAATGATTAGTCGGTTGGGCTGAGTTAGAAAATTTGGCCTGTTAAGTGAATGGGTTAGCCTCTGGGTGAACCCTATCCAGCCCGACCCACCCATATAACTTACCAATAGGCTGCACCAAGACCCAATCTGGggcaaaacccaaaacaaattaaTGGATGATAAGTATAAAAAcatacacatgatgtatgtatgtttggCATGGCTTGGCATGCCATTAGCCTCACATTCCATTCTTTAATTTGAGTGTGGCCGTGCTGGGTTTTTTTCCGGTTGGTTCAGTTCAGGCTCAATCACCCTGGTTACAATGAAATGGGTTGGGCATGAGTTTTAAGTGGGTCAGGTCTGGCCATGGGGTAATGGATTCGGGGTTGGGTTTGGATTTAATTCATGGGCTTTTAACTCTACCCCTCTCTCTCTGTAGTTGAGGGCAATGTCATGGACGCTACTCCAAAAGGGGATGAGGGAGAGATCAAGAAAAATACCTGTCCACTAAGTAGCTAGGCCATAATGTAGGGCTGTCCACAGTGAAGTCCATGATAACTGAAAGACAGCCCCACTcggtcatgaacccaaaaagcACGCTTCTCTAACGCTCTAATTTGGTCACACTGCAGCGAACAGTGGTATAGGACCCCGAAAGGCAGGTTTTTACTTTCTTAGGGGCATTTTCATTACTTGAGAAATGGTCTAACAGCCGTTACTCTAGGATTTAACTGAAAAGTGGTAACCTAAAAAAGACACGGCAAAATGTGGATGGTTATTATATCTAattaggccaaaaaaaaaaaagagtgtatTTCATAAGAATCCCTAAATTAAATGGTACACAACTTACAAGAGAAAATATTGGTAGCATAAAGTTGTTAGAAATGATTTTCATCAGAGTGTCATTTGTTCAAATCAACAACTTAAAAGGATTCCAactaaaaaatgaattagatcacTCATCTCCTCCTTCATTTGTTACTCACTTCCAATACAATATCACTCGGAAACCATGTGAAACCCAAACAGCCATTTTTGGTAGTTGAAGGCTATGACTCCTAACTACTCTCGGAAGCTAACACTGATAAGCTTTACTTTATTTCCTCATTTCAAAAGAATCCCTTTTGTTGTTCCATTTCCCTCTCTTCTTACAACACAAGTAACCATAGATAACCCACAACAAAGCAGCCATTCAAGGGAGCAAAAACTCATCTCTCTCTTCAAGACATGTTCTACCATGATGGATTTGAAGCAAATACATGCCCAGATCATACAGACTGGCTTTGGTCAGAACATCTTCGTGTCTGGTCGGATCATCTCATTCTGCACAGTTTCGGAGGACGGATCAATGGATTACGCGTTTTCAGTCTTCGAACAGATCGAATGTCCAGATGGGTTTCTCCGGAACACCATGATAAGAGGTTATGGGAAGGCAAACCAACCCCGCGAAGCTTTTCTTTTCTACAAGCGGATGGTAGACAAGTGTGAGGTGCCTGATAACTTCACCTTCTCTTTCTTGCTCAAGATATGCGGGCAGCTGAAAGCGCTTGAATTGGGCAAGCAGGTTCACTGCTCTACTGTGAAACATGGCCTGGATTCTCATGTCTATGTCAGGAACACGCTTATTCACATGTATGGCCTGCTCCATGACCTTGACAATGCACGTCAGTTGTTCGAAGAAATATCTAGACTGGATTTGGTGTCGTGGAATACCATCATCGACAGCTATGTCCATTGTGGCCAATGCAACGAAGCACTGAGGTTGTTCTCGAGAATGCAGAGAAGCGGATTTGAACCAGATGAAGCCACATTGGTCATCATCCTTTCTGCTTGTTCGGATTTGGGTGATttggattttggaagatgggtccATTCTCGGATCAATGGTACTGGACTTGATCGCATCATTTCGGTGTCAAATTCTTTGATTGATATGTATTCAAAATGTGGAGCAATTGATAAAGCACGTCGAGCCTTTGATGCaatgaatcagaaaaatgtagtTTCTTGGAATGCCATGATATTAGGACTTGCTATGCATGGCTACGCGGATGAAGCGTTAGATGTCTTCTCTAGAATGAAGAAATGGGAATTCGGAGTGCCCAATGAGGTTACCTTCCTTGGTGTTCTGTGCGCATGTAGTCACAGAGGAATGGTGGATGAAGGGAGAAGGTATTTTGATAGCATGAGAAGGGATTATCATATCAGACCCACAATAAAGCACTACGGTTGCATGGTTGATATTCTTGGACGAGCAGGCCTTGTGGACGATGCTTATGAACTGATAAGAAGCATGCCCATGGACTGCAATGCCATCGTGTGGCGGGCATTATTGGGTGCCTGCCGTGTTCACGGGAACATCAAACTGGGGGAGCGTGTGCGGAGGCATCTTCTAGAGCTGGAGCCAAACCACAGTGGGGATTATGTTCTTCTAGCAAACATGTATGCAAGTGCTGGCCAATGGAACGAAGTGACAAGAGTGAGAGAGGCAATGAGAAACAGAGGAGTTCAGAAACCAGAGCCAGGTAACAGCCTCATTGAGGTACATCCAACAATTTGGCTTGAGTCAGAATCAACCAGAAAATGGAATGAAGCAGTTGGTACTATAAAAACATGAGTTTATGCGTGCATTTCCTTCTTGAGTAAattcaggggaaaaaaaaaagtactgcCATTTTCTTTTGAGATCGAGAGTCCTATAGAGTAATTATCCAGTCCTATCATCTGCGATAGTATAGTTTACCATGGGGCAGGGTACAGGGATCCAAACCACTATTATGATGGGGCTCGCAATGGATGGAGGAATACCTCAGAAAGCTCCTAGATTTGAAGATCCCAACCCTTTGATGTGGAGGCCTTACgaattaaagaagaaaaaattcagcAAATGTCACATTCAACACAAATAAAACGGTCAAAATGGAGGGTTTGGGATCCTCGAATGGGGATGCGACTTGCCTGTAACCAGGGGTTACAAGAGCtcggtggggcctattgtgatgtttgtgttatatccattccgtccatcccaTTTCGATGGCTCATTTTAACACATGAACCCCAAACATGaggcatattcaaagatcatgtggagcacaccactggaaacacTGGGGAtagaaatgcccaccgttgaaaccttcctagggcccaccgtgatgtttatatgccatccaactcattcaCGAGGTGATTAccactggatgaagggaaaacacaaatatccccCAGGAAGGTTTGGCCCCCTCTTACAAATGGAGGATGTACACTGAAATCTTTCAGATCAGGATAACCCAAATTTCCAATCCTTGCCCATTCTTTCCACTGAATGTGGATTGTTGCTGCATTTTAACTGTTCATTTGCAGGCTAAGGCCTCACTTTTTCATGAGGATCCTATGCATTTCCTCAGTTCAAGGAACATGAAGTCCTCTTCAAACAATTGGAAgctcttaatatatatatatatatatatatattgcttaaTACTCTTTAAGTAATACAATTCGAACCTGGCTATGAACTGGCATTGGTTTGTGATAATGTCTGTTCAGTAAGATTCCAAAAAGAGTTGAAATTCTGAATTGTGAAAAATAATCGGAAACCCCATTTCAAACAAATAGAAGCTCTTTAGTAataatacaaaacatatatcttaTTTCTTAAGAGTATTTATACACATTAAGGAGTCTGCAATCCAAATTAAAAATACATTGGTTGTCATTTTACTTACAGAAGGAATGGTTAAATTTGCAATGGAACCCCACTGAGGCGATATCAACATCTGGGCATAACCTTACTTTAAAACTGAAAAAGGACTCCACCCTAGAGCTACTGAAATCTAATAAATGCTCTTCTTCTCCTGCCTTTTCTTGCAATCAGCTCCTATCATGCTGGCACAAAAACCTGGGATGGCTCATAACCATAGAAAGGAAGAACTTGGAAGATCAACATCATAAACACCTCTCATGTTCAGTTCAGGCCCACCATGAATTCAACTGGTTAGATAATTACCTCAAGCAAAATGATTATGGGAACCATCAAAAAGGCTTGAAAGATGTTGTCCAGAAGTGTAGGCACTCACTTCTGCAGATATCAACAAACAAGTCATGCTGATTTGACTAGCAGTGATGAATCCTCTTCCGAATGACACGTGAAGCTGAACAGCTGACATTGTAAATCAGGTGATAGCTACCTCAAATAATCAGGGCGTATCAACTATCTGGTCCAACAGAACAACTGAGTGACATGAACTATGTTACTTCAACAGAAAACTGAAATCTTTCAAGATCGACCAGAAATAAAGCACATTCCTAACTCCTATGTCCTCCTATGTTGAGATCATCACTTAAAAACTTTGGATTTGACTTGTACTCCACAAGGACCCCATTTGAAGGACGCAACACATAGTCGAGTTAAAAGAGCTTATCTCATAGTCAGATTTTTTGAAACCTGATCTAGTTCTTCTGGGATTTAAGGAAACCTAGTCACACTTAAGAGTCTGATTTGAGTTGAttgatggatttttatttttattttttaaaagcatATATAGTCTATAATGTTCTAGTTTCTAAACTAAAGTCAAGTCATCAGATGTAATAATATGTTGTTAGGTAATGTAAAGCAAGTCATCAGTACAGTTGTTTTTTGCCATGCTTATTATGCTATGAAAATGTGTTCGACATGTTCATCAGAGTGCAGCATTTTGTTAACCATTAGATAAAAGAGCGACTGCATGTGGTTGTGCAGAATAGTCCACCTGTACAAGAAACGAGGACTAACACCCAGTAACTTGCACATGAGTCCTCTCCCCAACCAAGAATTCCCCATCAAATGTCCACTGAAAACTCAATGAGTCCCAAGTCCTAACAATAGCACAGAACTCCATCAAGGCTCGGAAAATGCAGCTTCTGAACAAGTTTTCCTGACCATTTCCCTAGTCACTCGTATAAAAGAAGTGCCTTCAATGATATGAAGATGGCAATTATGCTGCTTATGGGAAAACCCTGCAATTTCAGCAATGGCCCATATGGAACCTAAGTCACTGTTCCTGGCATATATCCAGAATTGAATCATACAACCCCTGAGCCCTTGACGAAACAAAGTTAACCCAATGCATTGAGAAACTCTTCTCAGTGGTAAAAGCTGATTGACCAGTACTCAGCTACTCCCTTGCTTGTTAATCTTACACCTGTACAGTCAACATTGACTACAGCAGCcgaccttaaaaataaataaaaacaccaGAGTTCAGTAACTGGAGGAGAGAACCACGTAGGTACCTCTTTAACCGACCTTACACATGGCCTATGTTAGTGCATGTGGGAACTTGATCATAATCCTATGATTTAACCGACATTAGTTTGTAGAGGCTATGAATAGAGGAGCATGTTGTAGTTGTGAAGTTGTAGTTGTCTAATGAAGTAATCTtgtaattgtaagtgctatagttgtaAGTCTTATAGGTGTGACTGTGTCAGTTCCAAGTGTAAAGTGTAGTTGTGATTTGTAATAATTGTGTATTTTAATTTTGTATATACAAGATTTATGTACTtggtttctttttctcttcttacaGCATGAAAGGTGAGAATACCGTTTACCTAGTTATCAGTAACATCTACTTTGAAAAGAGACACCAAACAAAAGACTTCTCCAAGACTCCACTAAAATTCCTATAATGGCTTGCATCCACAATTGAATTTTATAGAAATAATTCTTCTTTTTTCAAGTGGCATACAGAAATGACAATGATACATGAAAGAAACAAtacaaagcaagaaaatagaaatgaaaGATGCTTAAAAGATGACATGATTCAAAGATATTATCACTTACATTTCCATGCTGAACAGATACTACCAATTTGTTGGGACGATGATGATTTTAGACAGTCAAAAAGATTAAATACGTAGTACAGACTAGATAAGCGGAGCTGTGTAACTATTGTATGTCAGTTTATATTATAAATTACAAATGAAAACGAGTCAGCTACGTTACCAAGAGCACAATGCATCAtcccactaaaaaaaaaaaaaaaaaaccaatgaaaCAAGACTGGATGATAAAAAGTGAAGAAAGAGTCGGTAACATGACCCCAACTATCCAAAATCCCAATTCAATCAAAGATAAATCCTATGATATGTATAAAATTCCTTGGACATTGAGCGTATGCAAGTAGGTCTCATGGTTGGGTGTTCGTAGACTTCTTAGATGAAACAATCCCTTCCCCTTTCAAGTAggaaaaagttaaaaagaaatgtcttctttctttttcttttctttttgtcaaTTATGGTATAGGGTATGAGAAATTTAtggaaatttctttcttttttaaaaaaaaaaaaaaattttgggttttttggttGCAATTTGGTTTTTGGAGAACAAAACTGGTGTCATGGAGATGAAAGTGAATGAAGATGACATGACTGTAGGTTACAGAATTCAGTAGCCCCGAGGTGCATGCAGGCAATGACAGACATAAATCACCCATCTTCCAGAAAGCTATACTCGTGTTGTCGCTGGAGATGGAAATGGCTGCGCGTATCACCACCGTACATATGGCTACCATATAGAGCGATCCTCACTGTTAACCTGGTGGTCCACATCATGCAAAGATGAGATTTTCCAAAAGTGATAGTGAtcagacaatccaaaccatcccaattCTCCCAATGAATATAGACCATTGCCCTTACTGCTTGACATTTTTAAGACGGTCCATTTGCACGCCACTGATACCTACGGCTAAAATGGTCCATTTGTCTCATGTGCAATTGCAAGTGGGAACTTGTGGGCTTCGTGGCCTATCAGATCAGAGGCAATCACCCCAGCCGATCGTCACACGTACAATGAAGTTGCTAGAGGTGGGCTTGCTCGCGAGCAACGCTAGCCAGCCTCTTTCCTTATCCCAAACAAGAGGATAAAAGACTGACACGTGGCGAAAAGTTATCTCCTTGCATGAGAAAAAACTAGCCCATGTAATATACGTTTCTCAATAAAatccgtttttttttttgggtaatttgGGTTCATCCAATCTCTCCTTCCATGGCTACTATCGCTAAGCAAATGATAGTGTGCCATACTCGAATGACCAGAGGCCCCAAAGCCCACCATCACCAGCAGCCCACCATTTCCCAACCATCTCATGGTGAGAATAAGCCGGCCGGACGACGGTCCATCATCTCGACGTTAttagcaacaacagcagcagtgGGATTACAATCAGCACCACTAGCCTTAGCAGAGAAGTGGGGCACACGGTCCTTCATCAAGGAACGGTTCTTTGAACCTGGGCTTTCTCCAGAAGATGCAGCAGCCCGTATCCGACAAACGGCAGAGGGGATGCGAGCCATGAGAGAGATGCTGGATACCATGTCGTGGAGGTATGTAATCTACTACGTCCGACTCAAGTCCGCCTACCTTTCATCTGACCTGAAAAATGCAATGGGGACGTTGCCACAGACTCGCCGAGCCTCCTACGTCAAAACTGCTAATGAGTTGGTTGATAACATGGCTGAGGTACTCAAATCTTCTTTA contains:
- the LOC131231043 gene encoding pentatricopeptide repeat-containing protein At1g59720, chloroplastic/mitochondrial-like; the encoded protein is MTPNYSRKLTLISFTLFPHFKRIPFVVPFPSLLTTQVTIDNPQQSSHSREQKLISLFKTCSTMMDLKQIHAQIIQTGFGQNIFVSGRIISFCTVSEDGSMDYAFSVFEQIECPDGFLRNTMIRGYGKANQPREAFLFYKRMVDKCEVPDNFTFSFLLKICGQLKALELGKQVHCSTVKHGLDSHVYVRNTLIHMYGLLHDLDNARQLFEEISRLDLVSWNTIIDSYVHCGQCNEALRLFSRMQRSGFEPDEATLVIILSACSDLGDLDFGRWVHSRINGTGLDRIISVSNSLIDMYSKCGAIDKARRAFDAMNQKNVVSWNAMILGLAMHGYADEALDVFSRMKKWEFGVPNEVTFLGVLCACSHRGMVDEGRRYFDSMRRDYHIRPTIKHYGCMVDILGRAGLVDDAYELIRSMPMDCNAIVWRALLGACRVHGNIKLGERVRRHLLELEPNHSGDYVLLANMYASAGQWNEVTRVREAMRNRGVQKPEPGNSLIEVHPTIWLESESTRKWNEAVGTIKT
- the LOC131231051 gene encoding photosynthetic NDH subunit of lumenal location 2, chloroplastic, with product MATIAKQMIVCHTRMTRGPKAHHHQQPTISQPSHGENKPAGRRSIISTLLATTAAVGLQSAPLALAEKWGTRSFIKERFFEPGLSPEDAAARIRQTAEGMRAMREMLDTMSWRYVIYYVRLKSAYLSSDLKNAMGTLPQTRRASYVKTANELVDNMAELDYYVRTPKIYESYIYYEKTLKSLDDLVALLA